Proteins encoded in a region of the Tribolium castaneum strain GA2 chromosome 7, icTriCast1.1, whole genome shotgun sequence genome:
- the Cip4 gene encoding cdc42-interacting protein 4 homolog isoform X2: MTTATESMNWGTELWDQYDNLSIHTMKGIDFLEKYGHFVKDRAAIEYEYAAKLRRLVKTYQPKKKDEDDYQFTSCKAFKMLMNEINDLAGQHEVVAENLQANVIKELNALVKDIREERKKQLQEGNRLTQALQTQLENLQRSKKAYDKAFRDNEKALENFQKADADLHLSRAEVEKQRANLAYKTQVCDTTKNEYAMQLQRTNELQRQHFRSGLPEVFRQLQELDEKRIKNIKNFIRSSVDIERNVFPIINKCLDGILKAADVINEKEDTILVIEKYKSGFLPPEDIPFEDLSKGGSDSGSANNINNIQISGKLKDGGYTVKGTITGKAMKKRAGIFHIFGSKGLTEVCMAIKNAAISDGKEDLSDLPPNQRRKKLMQKVEELKSKVAQETAAKDGLMKMKGVYEANPALGDPMTIEGQLNECSHRLDKLQGELKRYQSYLDDAIKGIQSGQNNSLTNSPRLVNGSRHHRNSGGSAAEEESLSRSASDSSVTNPTINHNKQSAPGTPQLNHGCSNSPESGLGTSHTSLPGVDSDPDQYDGHAVDPESEYYEADLLAPMGICKALYPFEATSEGSIPMAQDEELHLIEEDQGDGWTRVRRMHGEFEEGFVPTSYIETTLFNSK; the protein is encoded by the exons gAGATTAGTGAAGACGTACCAACCCAAGAAAAAGGATGAAGACGACTACCA GTTTACGTCGTGTAAAGCGTTCAAGATGTTAATGAACGAAATCAATGACCTCGCTGGACAACACGAGGTCGTTGCCGAAAATCTTCAAGCCAATGTTATCAAGGAATTGAATGCGTTAGTCAAAGACATCAGGGAAGAACGAAAA AAACAGCTGCAGGAGGGCAACCGCCTGACCCAAGCCTTACAGACCCAATTAGAAAATTTACAAAGATCGAAAAAAGCCTACGACAAGGCGTTTCGCGATAACGAGAAAgctttagaaaattttcaaaaagcaGACGCCGATTTGCATTTATCTCGAGCTGAG GTTGAAAAACAACGTGCGAATTTAGCTTACAAAACTCAAGTTTGTGATACGACAAAAAATGAATACGCGATGCAGTTGCAAAGAACAAACGAATTACAACGACAGCACTTTAGATCTGGATTGCCGGAGGTTTTTCGGCAGTTGCAAGAGCTGGACGAGAAAcggattaaaaatattaaaaattttatacgtAGTTCTGTAGATATCGAACGTAATGTGTTTcctattattaataaatgtttagaTGGTATTTTGAAAGCCGCGGACGTTATTAATGAAAAAGAG GACACGATACTTGTAATAGAAAAATACAAGTCAGGCTTTCTACCCCCGGAGGATATTCCGTTTGAAGATTTATCGAAAGGTGGTAGTGATTCGGGTAGTGctaataacattaacaatatTCAAATTAGTGGTAAATTAAAAGATGGTGGTTACACAGTGAAAGGGACAATAACGGGGAAAGCGATGAAGAAACGTGCCGggatttttcacatttttggaAGCAAAGGG CTTACAGAAGTCTGTATGGCCATCAAG AACGCTGCTATTTCGGACGGAAAGGAGGACCTAAGTGACCTGCCTCCAAACCAGCGGCGGAAAAAACTCATGCAAAAGGTCGAAGAGCTCAAAAGTAAGGTCGCGCAAGAAACTGCGGCCAAAGATGGGCTTATGAAAATGAAGGGAGTGTATGAGGCCAACCCTGCATTGGGCGATCCAATGACCATcgaag GTCAGCTCAATGAGTGCAGCCACAGACTGGATAAGCTCCAAGGCGAATTGAAGAGGTATCAGAGTTATCTGGATGATGCTATCAAGGGAATCCAATCGGGTCAGAATAACTCTTTGACGAATTCGCCTCGATTGGTGAATGGGTCGAGACATCACCGAAATTCGGGAGGAAGTGCTGCCGAAGAGGAATCACTCAGCAGGTCTGCAAGTGACAGTAGCGTCACTAACCCTACTATCAATCATAATAAGCAGTCCGCACCGGGCACGCCTCAGCTTAATCATGG TTGTTCAAACAGTCCCGAAAGTGGATTGGGTACATCACACACATCTCTCCCAGGGGTTGACTCAGATCCCGACCAATACGACGGACACGCTGTCGACCCAGAAAGCGAATATTACGAAGCCGATCTTCTCGCCCCGATGGGCATTTGCAAAGCCTTGTACCCATTTGAAG CTACAAGTGAAGGGAGCATACCTATGGCACAAGACGAAGAACTGCATTTGATTGAAGAAGACCAGGGCGATGGGTGGACTCGTGTGCGGAGAATGCATGGAGAGTTTGAAGAAGGTTTCGTTCCGACTTCTTATATCGAAACGACTTTGTTCAACAGCAAGTAA